The genomic window ACGATAAGCTGCTCGAGGGCAACTCGCTCGCAGATGCCGTGACAGGCGATGCAAACGAGGCAAGCGATGAGGAGAAGACCGAGGACGAAGGGGAAGAAAAGTCTGACGAAGGCTCAGAAGAAGAGTCTGATGAAGAATAATTACTGTAAGGAAGAATCATAAATGAGCAATTCTGAAGCACAAGAGCAAAACAAGGCTGCTGAAGTGACCGCCCAAAAGGCTGTTCTGTACGATTTCAGAGTGCCCAAGAAGTTCACCAAGGAGGACGTTAAGGCACTCAACCGTATAACGGACGCCTTTTCAAAGCACTTAAGCTCGGGGCTTACGGCTATGACAAGGGAAAACTGCTCGGTCTACAACCCCCGTATCGAGGAGATAAGAACGACCACATACCTTGAAAGCCTGCCTAAATTCACTATGATAGGGCTTCTGGGCTTTACGGTCTTAGACACGGAATTCCGTGACCCGAGGGTTATGTTCCACATTCCGCCGTCGCTGTCGTATCTGCTTATAGATATATTGCAGGGCGGCCCCGGAAAGACGCTGCAGATGGACAGGCAGCACACCGACTTAGAGGTGGCTATACTCAAAAACCTTATAACACGCTTCTGCGATATGCTCAGCGCCGCATGGAGCTCGCTCGTGACTACCGAGATAAGCTACGAAAAGAGCGAGACTAATCCCAAGCTGATAGATGTAAGGAGCGAGAGCGACGTAAGGCTCGTCATGAGCTTTGACGTGTCGGTGAAAAACTCTGTCTCGACTATCAGTATCGCATATTCGGCGCAGTTCCTTGAAGACCTTATGGAAAAGCTGCACGGGCAGAAGGTCGATACACAGAACTTCGAGCCTATTGATGCAGAGCGTGACCAGAGACGGCGTGAGCAGATAATAGACACGCTCAGCGAATCGAGCATCGAGCTCAAGGCAGTGTTTGCTGAGCTGACGCTTGATATGCAGGAGGTCATGAGCCTCAGGGTCGGGGATATAATACCCCTTGATAAAAAGCTGACCGATGATATTACGATAGAGGTCGATCACGTCCCGTGGTTCAAGGCAAAGCTCGGGCAGACCAACATCAAAAAGGCCGTAAAGATCACGGAAAGTATATATGATACAAACAACGAGTGAGGAGATAATTTCAGATGAGTCTTGACAGATCTAAGTTCGATAAAATATCAGAGGTGCTTTCGGACGCAGTGGGTTCGGCGCTTGATGCGCTATCTCCCATTCTCGGTGCAGACCTTAATGCACAGCCGC from Ruminococcus sp. NK3A76 includes these protein-coding regions:
- a CDS encoding FliM/FliN family flagellar motor switch protein; protein product: MSNSEAQEQNKAAEVTAQKAVLYDFRVPKKFTKEDVKALNRITDAFSKHLSSGLTAMTRENCSVYNPRIEEIRTTTYLESLPKFTMIGLLGFTVLDTEFRDPRVMFHIPPSLSYLLIDILQGGPGKTLQMDRQHTDLEVAILKNLITRFCDMLSAAWSSLVTTEISYEKSETNPKLIDVRSESDVRLVMSFDVSVKNSVSTISIAYSAQFLEDLMEKLHGQKVDTQNFEPIDAERDQRRREQIIDTLSESSIELKAVFAELTLDMQEVMSLRVGDIIPLDKKLTDDITIEVDHVPWFKAKLGQTNIKKAVKITESIYDTNNE